Within the Indicator indicator isolate 239-I01 chromosome 1, UM_Iind_1.1, whole genome shotgun sequence genome, the region gtaATCAGATTTCATGTGTAGCCCTGTTTCACTGTGAAGACACACAGTCTCAAAAGCATTTTGGATTGTAGTAGTCAAATTTATTTCCACTGTAGAAGCACACTTGCTTtggtaataaaaaaataacattttctttgcagaataAAAGTAATCCTGTAGTGGTATAAATATATTTACTTGCACAAGAATCCATGTAAGTCACTCAACACATATTCAGATTCCATATTCTCACAGTCCTAAGTATCAAATGGAGTGAACAGAAGATAGATACTTGCAGAAATAGGAGAAATGTGAAGTCTGGCTCAGTGGGATTTAAACATACATGAAATAATAGAAAGCTTTCttgtttcttggggtttttttgaaattattttaaatgaataCATTGCTTATGAAAAATACTGACAGTCTTCAGCACTGATAATTTCTATTTAACTCTTTAAAACATACTATATGGTGGCAGCCACAGATGTCTTTTCTGGCTGCCTCACAGACATGACCTCGGTGCTGGGCAGGCAGAAGTAACATCAAGAGCGTTCAAGATCGGTGCTCCTTCGTCTGTGTTCAGCCTGTATGTCTCCACACCAGAGACTCCCACCACCAGCTACTCTCTTTCAAGGAACAAACCAGGTCTAGGAATTTGTTTCAAGAGGTCATCACAAACTCATCAGACAGCACGCCTGATAAGTCCCTATGCTACACTAAGACAGGTTCTACATTCCAGATAGAGTGATTACTGACCTGGTGCAACCAACAGTTCAGCTTGTAGTAGGTAGGGTTGATGTGTAACTTTATCTATAGCATGAATACTTCATGCAAAAGGAAATGCACTATTTTCTGCATTCTCCCTTCAGTTCAAGCAATGAAACAATGGTAAACAAAACTGGAGTGAATTTAACTTAATGTACATATTTCAACTTTTAGATAATTCTTGAACTCTTTCTCCAATTGTGGGAGcggaaaaaaacacagaaattaaatgaaatgagTCACGTCATGACTGTGTTACTGTGTTCTGTCTCATTTATACTTCTTTACTGTGTGGGCTAACATTAGCACCATGCCCTCACAACATATGGTGATTTATTCTAATTCTTTTCTGTTAGTACAGTGAAAAAAGCACAAACTTCAGCCTTGATTCTTCTCAATGTGTCTATGAGATGAGGACACCAAACTAATACAACACAATACTGAAGACGAACATAACACTTAGTTCTGATACACTGAAAAGGAATTTCACACAAGATCATTTAAGTAGGCACACTGCCATACTGAGcatcattctttttttcttattttttcctcttttagtttaacaTCAACCTTCAACTCTGAACAGAAGAATGTCAAGCCTCTAGGACAGTTTCAGAATTAAGAAAAGAACTACCTCTATTTTACAAACATCAAAACACTAATGTTGACACTTTAGTCGAGAAGTTCACTGCAAGTGACCCTCCCTCTGAATTCGAAGGCGCTCCTTCTCCACTTGCAAGCGTTCCTTCTCaatctgcagcttctctgacTCAAACTTCAGGAACTGCAGCCTCTCTTTCTCTAACTGTAAACGTTCCTTTTCAAGTTTTAACTTCTCAGTTTCTAGATCGAGAGGCTGCATGAtgggtttttctgtttgggtGAGGTCATTTTCCACAGCAGGTTTTTCAGCATGCAGAGTCTCTAGCCTGAGTTTCTCCCATTCAATCTGCAGCCGCTCCTTCTCAATCTGCAGTCTCTCACGCTCCAAGTCAACATGCCGCAACCGTTCCTTTTCAATTTGCAGGCGCTCCTTCTCTACTTGCAACCTTTCGGCTTCAATGTCTAGTCGCTGCTTCTCCAGTTCCACTTTTTGCTTCTCCAGATTTATAAGCAAGTGAGAATCTTCATAGGCTAGCCTAGCTTGAGCAGAGCTCAGATTTCCAAACTCTTCAATGTGAGGGAAGTCTGGTAggtcattttccttttttgaatCTGGCAAAACTGATGACaaaatttcctcttcttcctcaatAGGAAACTGCAGACAGGAATGTGACAGACATGAATTACATACCAGTCTTTATG harbors:
- the MSANTD4 gene encoding myb/SANT-like DNA-binding domain-containing protein 4, whose product is MKQLKRKRKSNFSVQETQTLLKEIRKRREVLFSKQLNTTINEMKRKAWEEIAECVNAVGEGEQRTGTEVKRRYLDWRALMKRKRLNANIKVVGAGFHLPSSNLDDSLNEDMDEKMGFAIESSFEWQNITDFREAGGSLTEIKVEEEEEDPQNFEFPIEEEEEILSSVLPDSKKENDLPDFPHIEEFGNLSSAQARLAYEDSHLLINLEKQKVELEKQRLDIEAERLQVEKERLQIEKERLRHVDLERERLQIEKERLQIEWEKLRLETLHAEKPAVENDLTQTEKPIMQPLDLETEKLKLEKERLQLEKERLQFLKFESEKLQIEKERLQVEKERLRIQREGHLQ